A region of Photobacterium sanguinicancri DNA encodes the following proteins:
- a CDS encoding UDP-N-acetylglucosamine 4,6-dehydratase, producing MLSLIGRTSPLLDADIKHYSKPLTDRVGQSRFLVLGGAGSIGQAVVKEIFKRKPLALHVVDLSENNLVELVRDIRSSYGYIDGDFQTFALDIGSEEFDALMMQQAQSAGYDYVLNLSALKHVRSEKDPFTLMRMINVNVFNTDKTIQQAITLGAKKYFCVSTDKAANPVNMMGASKRVMEMFLMRRSQDIAISTARFANVAFSDGSLLHGFNQRIQKQQPIVAPHDIKRYFVTPQESGELCLMSCLFGENRDIFFPKLSESLHLVSFADIAVKYLQQQGFEPFMCGSEQQARELAQTLPVQGQWPCLFTASDTTGEKDVEEFYTGEETLDMARFHHLGVIKNELVIEPERLQHFENKIAAMKAKQCWTKEDIVVLFHQMIPDFGHKETGKYLDGKM from the coding sequence ATGCTTTCTCTAATTGGTCGAACATCCCCACTTCTTGATGCGGATATTAAACACTATTCCAAGCCGCTAACTGATAGGGTCGGTCAGTCTCGCTTTTTGGTGCTTGGCGGCGCGGGTTCTATTGGTCAAGCGGTTGTTAAAGAGATTTTTAAGCGCAAGCCTCTCGCGTTACATGTGGTGGATTTGAGCGAAAATAACCTGGTTGAATTGGTGCGTGATATCCGCAGTTCGTATGGTTATATTGATGGCGATTTTCAAACGTTTGCACTTGATATTGGCTCGGAAGAGTTTGATGCGTTAATGATGCAGCAAGCACAGTCAGCAGGGTATGACTATGTTTTGAATTTGTCTGCACTTAAGCACGTCCGCAGCGAGAAAGACCCATTTACGCTAATGCGAATGATTAATGTGAATGTGTTTAATACTGATAAAACTATTCAGCAGGCGATAACACTTGGTGCCAAAAAGTATTTTTGTGTTTCGACCGACAAAGCCGCAAACCCTGTCAATATGATGGGGGCATCTAAACGGGTCATGGAAATGTTCTTGATGCGCAGAAGCCAAGATATTGCTATTTCGACAGCGCGTTTTGCTAATGTGGCTTTTTCAGATGGTTCTTTGTTGCATGGTTTTAATCAGCGAATTCAAAAACAGCAACCGATAGTCGCCCCTCATGATATTAAGCGTTACTTTGTGACCCCACAGGAATCGGGTGAACTGTGTTTGATGTCTTGTCTCTTTGGTGAAAACCGCGACATTTTCTTTCCTAAGTTAAGTGAATCACTTCACCTTGTTTCTTTTGCTGATATTGCGGTTAAATACTTACAGCAACAAGGTTTTGAACCTTTTATGTGTGGATCCGAGCAACAGGCACGTGAGCTAGCCCAAACGTTACCGGTTCAAGGCCAATGGCCATGTTTATTTACCGCCAGTGATACGACGGGCGAGAAAGACGTTGAGGAATTCTATACTGGTGAAGAAACGCTTGATATGGCGCGATTTCATCATTTAGGGGTGATTAAAAATGAGTTAGTGATCGAGCCTGAACGACTGCAACACTTTGAAAATAAGATTGCCGCGATGAAAGCGAAACAGTGCTGGACCAAAGAAGACATCGTTGTGTTATTTCATCAAATGATCCCCGATTTTGGTCATAAAGAAACGGGTAAGTATCTTGATGGTAAAATGTAG
- the wecA gene encoding UDP-N-acetylglucosamine--undecaprenyl-phosphate N-acetylglucosaminephosphotransferase yields MTHAFLFVFTLSFCCLFILRKVAKRIGLVDKPNARKHHQGIIPLIGGVSIFITFTISLLLFSTLERDVVLFLCCATILVITGVVDDRYDISFKLRLVIQAGVSLAMMLIGDKSLHSLGYLMGSEAIQLSPIASGLITIFAVIGAINAFNMVDGIDGLLGGLASVTFGALGYLFFLDGNTDLAMVCALLVTAMLPYILLNLGFPLGRRFKVFMGDAGSIFIGFTVIWLLIEATQVEQSTPIRPVTALWLIALPLMDMATIMVRRMRKGQSPFKPDREHLHHICQRIGMTSNMSLFVICLAASIMAGIGIWSDVMRVDESIMFASFLAVFAVYFVVISYIWKITTWVHKLFGRSGPLQMNTEEQQPITK; encoded by the coding sequence ATGACACATGCATTTCTATTTGTCTTTACGTTATCTTTTTGTTGTTTATTTATTTTACGTAAAGTTGCAAAACGTATTGGCCTAGTTGATAAGCCTAACGCGCGTAAGCATCACCAAGGGATTATTCCTTTAATTGGTGGTGTTTCTATTTTTATTACATTTACGATTTCGTTGTTGTTATTTTCGACTTTAGAACGTGATGTTGTGCTGTTTTTATGCTGCGCGACAATACTTGTGATCACCGGTGTGGTGGACGATCGTTACGATATTAGCTTTAAACTACGTTTGGTTATCCAAGCTGGCGTCTCGCTAGCCATGATGCTCATCGGCGATAAGAGCCTACACAGTTTAGGGTATTTGATGGGCAGTGAGGCTATTCAGCTTTCGCCTATTGCCAGTGGCCTTATCACTATTTTTGCTGTGATCGGTGCAATCAATGCGTTTAACATGGTTGATGGTATCGATGGCTTACTGGGCGGGTTAGCCTCGGTGACGTTCGGCGCATTGGGCTACTTATTCTTCCTTGATGGCAATACCGACTTAGCCATGGTCTGTGCTTTACTCGTTACCGCTATGTTGCCTTACATTCTGCTTAACTTGGGTTTCCCGCTGGGTCGACGCTTCAAAGTCTTTATGGGCGATGCCGGCAGTATCTTTATTGGTTTTACGGTTATTTGGTTATTAATTGAAGCAACCCAAGTTGAACAGTCGACACCTATTCGCCCTGTGACAGCATTGTGGCTAATTGCTTTGCCGTTAATGGATATGGCAACAATCATGGTGCGCCGCATGCGAAAAGGACAGTCTCCGTTTAAACCCGACCGTGAACACCTTCACCATATCTGCCAGCGCATTGGCATGACCTCTAATATGTCGTTATTTGTGATTTGCTTGGCGGCATCTATCATGGCGGGTATCGGTATTTGGTCTGATGTCATGCGCGTTGACGAAAGTATCATGTTTGCCAGCTTTTTAGCCGTGTTTGCCGTGTACTTTGTGGTGATTAGTTACATATGGAAAATCACCACCTGGGTACATAAGTTGTTTGGTCGTTCTGGTCCATTGCAAATGAATACAGAAGAGCAGCAACCTATTACTAAATAA
- the neuB gene encoding N-acetylneuraminate synthase yields MTLIIAEAGVNHNGDIGLAHKLVDAAYQAGADVVKFQTFKAKHLVTADAKQADYQVANTQQQESQLDMLSRLELSFEAHFALKQQCEQRGIEFLSTAFDSESLAFLVNDLGLKRLKLPSGELTNAPLILEHARTGCDLIISTGMATLAEVEAALGVIAFGYTADIQVNPSVAAFKQAYRSEQGQAALREKVTLLHCTTEYPAPLAEINLRAMDTLNKQFQLPAGYSDHSEGITVPIAAVARGASMIEKHFTLDKTMSGPDHKASLNPEELSQMVAAIRGVELALGSGEKAPQASEMKNMTVARKSLVANGTIAKGEVFSVHNIAIKRPGSGMSPYRYWDLIGKVARCDYHEGDFISE; encoded by the coding sequence ATGACTCTGATCATTGCCGAAGCGGGCGTCAACCATAATGGTGATATTGGACTTGCTCATAAGTTGGTGGATGCCGCTTACCAAGCTGGGGCTGATGTTGTTAAGTTCCAGACATTTAAAGCGAAGCATTTAGTAACGGCTGATGCTAAACAGGCAGACTATCAAGTCGCCAATACCCAACAGCAAGAGTCTCAGCTTGATATGTTGAGTCGCCTAGAGTTGAGTTTCGAGGCTCATTTTGCGCTTAAGCAGCAATGTGAACAGCGGGGTATTGAATTTTTATCGACGGCATTTGATAGCGAAAGCTTGGCATTTCTTGTCAATGATCTCGGGTTGAAGCGCTTAAAGCTGCCTTCTGGTGAGTTAACCAATGCGCCGCTTATTCTTGAACATGCCCGAACGGGGTGTGACTTGATTATCTCAACGGGAATGGCGACGTTGGCTGAGGTTGAAGCCGCTTTAGGTGTGATTGCTTTTGGTTATACGGCTGATATTCAGGTTAATCCATCGGTGGCGGCGTTTAAGCAAGCTTACCGCTCAGAACAAGGCCAAGCAGCGTTAAGAGAAAAAGTGACCTTGTTGCATTGCACCACCGAATACCCAGCACCTTTAGCGGAAATTAATTTGCGCGCGATGGATACACTCAATAAGCAGTTTCAATTGCCTGCGGGTTATTCCGATCACAGTGAAGGCATTACTGTGCCTATTGCTGCTGTTGCTCGTGGTGCGAGCATGATTGAAAAGCACTTTACGCTCGATAAAACTATGTCAGGACCTGATCACAAGGCGTCACTTAACCCCGAAGAGTTGAGCCAGATGGTAGCGGCGATCCGTGGCGTAGAGCTTGCTCTCGGCTCTGGCGAAAAAGCGCCACAAGCTTCTGAGATGAAGAATATGACGGTTGCACGCAAGAGCTTGGTCGCCAATGGCACTATTGCTAAAGGCGAAGTGTTTAGCGTGCATAACATCGCCATTAAGCGACCA
- the neuC gene encoding UDP-N-acetylglucosamine 2-epimerase gives MMINRKIAVFTATRAEYGLLYWLLKDIQASTELSLQLLVSGMHLSPEFGLTYQQIEQDGFAIDEKIETLLSSDSAAGVAKSMGLGVLGFTDALSRLAPDVLVILGDRFEALAAAQTAMILRIPVLHLHGGEITEGAYDDAIRHAITKLSAYHCTSMEAYRQRVIQLGEMPERVFNVGAVGLDHLNRSQMLSLDALSTSLNFSLHSPFFVVTYHPVTLADEQAVASFQALLDALDAFPQHQIILTYPNADDGGRQIIPMLEAYAAAQPERVLTIPSLGQQRYLSAVKYATAVVGNSSSGIIEVPSFDVPTVNIGVRQQGRIAAKSVLHCAPNTDAIKDCITRALSQDYKQDGEVIINPYGDGNSSEQIIQLLRTLPLKVMKTFYDLPHSVT, from the coding sequence GTGATGATAAACCGTAAAATTGCCGTATTTACAGCGACTCGTGCTGAATATGGTTTGCTCTATTGGTTGCTTAAAGATATTCAAGCCAGCACGGAACTGAGTTTGCAGCTATTGGTTTCTGGCATGCACCTATCACCTGAGTTTGGGTTAACCTATCAGCAAATCGAACAAGATGGTTTTGCTATTGATGAAAAAATAGAAACCTTGCTATCTTCAGATTCCGCAGCCGGTGTGGCCAAAAGTATGGGCTTAGGAGTGCTTGGTTTTACCGATGCTTTATCGCGTTTAGCGCCTGATGTTTTAGTGATTTTAGGTGATCGTTTCGAAGCGTTAGCCGCGGCACAAACCGCCATGATTTTGCGTATTCCCGTTTTACACCTACATGGTGGTGAGATCACGGAAGGCGCCTATGATGATGCGATCCGTCATGCGATTACCAAGTTGAGTGCTTACCATTGTACGTCTATGGAGGCGTATCGTCAGCGCGTGATCCAATTGGGTGAAATGCCTGAGCGTGTTTTTAATGTTGGCGCGGTAGGGCTCGATCATTTGAATCGTAGCCAGATGTTATCACTGGATGCGTTAAGTACCTCGCTGAACTTTTCGCTTCATTCTCCTTTCTTCGTTGTGACCTATCATCCAGTTACCTTAGCGGATGAACAGGCAGTCGCAAGCTTCCAGGCATTATTAGATGCTCTAGATGCGTTCCCGCAACATCAAATTATTCTGACTTACCCTAATGCCGATGATGGCGGTAGACAGATCATTCCCATGCTTGAAGCTTATGCTGCCGCGCAACCTGAGCGTGTATTGACTATTCCGTCTTTGGGTCAACAGCGCTATTTAAGTGCGGTGAAGTATGCAACTGCCGTGGTGGGCAATTCTTCTAGCGGTATTATTGAAGTGCCTTCGTTTGATGTGCCGACGGTTAATATTGGTGTGCGTCAGCAAGGGCGAATTGCAGCAAAAAGTGTGCTCCATTGCGCGCCAAATACCGATGCGATTAAAGATTGTATTACTCGTGCGCTTAGCCAAGACTACAAGCAAGACGGTGAAGTGATTATCAATCCTTATGGCGATGGTAATAGTAGCGAGCAAATCATTCAGCTTTTGCGAACGCTGCCGTTAAAGGTAATGAAGACATTTTATGATTTGCCACACAGTGTTACTTGA